A single region of the Solwaraspora sp. WMMD791 genome encodes:
- a CDS encoding amino acid ABC transporter permease, with protein MSQQSVLYDAPGPRARLVTLIVSVLSAVAAAIAAYFLIYRPLAARDQFTMDKWGPLVDPGNEVFSQVWSLLGQGIRATLTAAGLAIVLSLLFGTALAVLRIQLKALMRRRFVGLATPLAIAVRTLSWVLNAVTRFCVEVFRGLPVVITIFFVARGLPELGLEITLPFGHEMLPYLVLGLTIYNGVVIGEIVRSGMEGLPSGQREAAAAIGLTSFQTTRMILLPQAFRIMLPALISQLIVVLKDTSLGFIIGYQETLLVGRTIIQNLRNPIQVYIVIGVLFIAVNYALSKLAEFVQRTLAKGRRTAAIPPAAPPPSTTAAGQQQQPGTPAGGATAAATPTP; from the coding sequence GTGAGCCAGCAGAGCGTGCTGTACGACGCCCCCGGGCCACGCGCCCGGTTGGTCACCCTGATCGTCAGTGTGCTGTCGGCGGTCGCGGCCGCCATCGCGGCCTACTTCCTGATCTACCGGCCGCTGGCGGCCCGGGACCAGTTCACCATGGACAAGTGGGGCCCGCTGGTCGACCCCGGCAACGAGGTGTTCAGCCAGGTCTGGTCGCTACTCGGGCAGGGAATCCGGGCCACGTTGACCGCCGCCGGGCTGGCGATCGTGCTGTCGCTGCTGTTCGGCACCGCGCTGGCGGTGCTGCGGATCCAGCTCAAGGCGTTGATGCGGCGCCGCTTCGTCGGTCTCGCCACCCCACTGGCGATCGCGGTGCGCACGCTGAGCTGGGTACTCAACGCGGTGACCCGCTTCTGCGTCGAGGTGTTCCGCGGGCTGCCGGTGGTCATCACGATCTTCTTCGTGGCCCGGGGTCTGCCGGAGCTGGGGCTGGAGATCACCCTGCCGTTCGGCCACGAGATGCTGCCGTACCTGGTGCTGGGCCTGACCATCTACAACGGCGTGGTGATCGGTGAGATCGTGCGCTCCGGGATGGAGGGGCTGCCCTCGGGGCAGCGGGAGGCCGCCGCCGCGATCGGGCTGACCTCGTTCCAGACGACCAGGATGATCCTGCTGCCGCAGGCGTTCCGGATCATGCTGCCGGCACTGATCAGCCAGCTGATCGTGGTGCTCAAGGACACCTCGCTGGGCTTCATCATCGGCTACCAGGAAACGCTGCTGGTGGGCCGGACGATCATCCAGAACCTGCGTAACCCGATCCAGGTGTACATCGTGATCGGAGTGCTGTTCATCGCGGTCAACTACGCGCTGTCCAAGCTGGCCGAGTTCGTCCAGCGAACGCTGGCCAAGGGGCGGCGTACCGCCGCGATTCCGCCAGCGGCACCGCCACCGTCGACGACGGCGGCCGGCCAGCAGCAGCAACCAGGCACCCCCGCCGGTGGCGCGACGG
- a CDS encoding amino acid ABC transporter permease, with protein MRVLVDHFDVFVGGFWLTLQLCVLSATGALLIGTFIAVLRISPVPPLRWLGGAYVTVFRNVPLTIVMFFSAFGLPALGSNADFLRIPGLSTIFSRLGIDLPYFRFAVIALSVYTGAFVCEALRSGINAVPPGQAEAARAIGLTFTQNLRHVVLPQAWKAAIVPLGSVIIAMIKNSALAGFFGVVGDLSNSAQNLTSALGEPIIPVFVGISIGFLIMTVPLGMLLDRVEARRAVAR; from the coding sequence GTGAGAGTGCTCGTCGACCACTTCGACGTGTTCGTCGGAGGTTTCTGGCTCACCCTTCAGCTGTGCGTGCTCTCCGCGACCGGCGCGCTGCTGATCGGTACGTTCATCGCGGTCCTGCGGATCTCGCCGGTGCCGCCACTGCGCTGGCTCGGCGGGGCGTACGTCACGGTCTTCCGCAACGTGCCGCTGACCATCGTGATGTTCTTCTCGGCCTTCGGCCTGCCGGCGCTCGGCTCCAACGCGGACTTCCTGCGGATCCCGGGGCTGAGCACGATCTTCAGCCGGCTCGGTATCGACCTGCCGTACTTCCGGTTCGCGGTGATCGCGCTCAGCGTCTACACCGGGGCGTTCGTCTGCGAGGCGCTGCGCAGCGGGATCAACGCGGTGCCGCCGGGGCAGGCCGAGGCCGCCCGGGCCATCGGGTTGACCTTCACCCAGAACCTGCGGCACGTCGTGCTGCCGCAGGCGTGGAAGGCGGCGATCGTCCCGCTCGGCAGCGTGATCATCGCGATGATCAAGAACTCGGCGCTGGCCGGTTTCTTCGGCGTCGTCGGCGATCTGTCGAACTCGGCCCAGAACCTGACCAGCGCGCTCGGGGAGCCGATCATCCCGGTCTTCGTGGGCATCTCGATCGGCTTCCTGATCATGACAGTGCCGTTGGGGATGCTGCTCGACCGGGTCGAGGCGCGTCGGGCGGTGGCCCGGTGA
- a CDS encoding glutamate ABC transporter substrate-binding protein, whose protein sequence is MRMSRVAAVAAAAALALSVAACGDSNEGTGSENPEVATPTFEAGTTMARLSEAGKITVGTKFDQPGFGLLGLDGKPAGFDVEIAKLIAAELGIEADDIEYVEAPSAVREEVIEQGRVDIVVATYTINPARKERIDFAGPYYVAGQHIMVRADDDSITGPESFEAGDKKVCSAQGSTPAENIQEYLANAGEQLVLFDVYDKCVEALRGGQVDAVTTDNVILLGFIAENEGEFKLAGEQFTEEPYGIGVKKGDDAFRDFINDTLEKIYEDGSYAQAWESTAGAFDDNTPTGPAVDRY, encoded by the coding sequence ATGCGTATGTCACGCGTAGCGGCGGTAGCCGCCGCAGCCGCCCTGGCGCTGTCCGTGGCCGCCTGCGGCGACAGCAACGAGGGTACGGGCAGCGAGAACCCTGAGGTGGCGACGCCGACGTTCGAGGCCGGCACCACCATGGCCCGGCTCAGCGAAGCCGGGAAGATCACCGTCGGCACCAAGTTCGACCAGCCCGGCTTCGGCCTGCTCGGCCTTGACGGCAAGCCGGCCGGTTTCGACGTCGAGATCGCCAAGCTGATCGCGGCCGAGCTGGGCATCGAGGCCGACGACATCGAGTACGTGGAGGCTCCCTCCGCCGTACGCGAGGAGGTCATCGAGCAGGGCCGGGTCGACATCGTGGTCGCCACCTACACGATCAACCCCGCCCGCAAGGAGCGGATCGACTTCGCCGGCCCGTACTACGTCGCCGGCCAGCACATCATGGTCCGCGCCGACGACGACTCGATCACCGGGCCGGAGTCGTTCGAGGCCGGCGACAAGAAGGTCTGCTCGGCGCAGGGCTCCACCCCGGCGGAGAACATCCAGGAGTACCTGGCCAACGCCGGCGAGCAGCTGGTGCTCTTCGACGTCTACGACAAGTGCGTCGAGGCGCTGCGCGGCGGTCAGGTCGACGCGGTCACCACGGACAACGTGATCCTGCTCGGCTTCATCGCCGAGAACGAGGGCGAGTTCAAGCTGGCAGGTGAGCAGTTCACCGAGGAGCCGTACGGCATCGGGGTGAAGAAGGGTGACGACGCGTTCCGCGACTTCATCAACGACACCCTGGAGAAGATCTACGAGGACGGCTCGTACGCCCAGGCGTGGGAGTCCACCGCCGGCGCGTTCGACGACAACACCCCGACCGGCCCGGCCGTCGACCGCTACTGA
- a CDS encoding amino acid ABC transporter ATP-binding protein, producing MTTSEPLIVLSGVNKWFGPLHVLDDVDLSVHRGEVVVVIGPSGSGKSTLCRAINRLEPINSGTILFDGRPLPAEGRALARLRSEVGMVFQSFNLFAHKTILENVTLGPVKVRREKPAAVRERALQLLDRVGIANQADKYPAQLSGGQQQRAAIARALAMQPKAMLFDEPTSALDPEMVGEVLDVMTSLAAEGMTMVVVTHEMGFARHAANRVIFMADGQLVEDAPPTEFFANPSSDRAKDFLSKILTH from the coding sequence GTGACGACCAGTGAACCACTCATCGTGCTCAGTGGGGTCAACAAGTGGTTCGGCCCGCTGCACGTCCTCGACGATGTCGACCTGTCGGTCCACCGGGGCGAGGTCGTGGTGGTGATCGGCCCTTCGGGTTCCGGCAAGTCCACGCTGTGCCGCGCGATCAACCGGCTGGAGCCGATCAACTCCGGCACGATCCTGTTCGATGGTCGACCGCTGCCGGCCGAGGGCCGCGCGCTTGCCCGGCTGCGCAGCGAGGTCGGCATGGTGTTCCAGTCGTTCAACCTCTTCGCGCACAAGACGATCCTGGAGAACGTCACACTCGGTCCGGTGAAGGTGCGCCGGGAGAAGCCGGCGGCGGTCCGGGAACGTGCCCTGCAACTGCTCGACCGGGTCGGGATCGCCAACCAGGCCGACAAGTACCCGGCGCAGCTCTCCGGCGGCCAGCAGCAGCGGGCGGCGATCGCCCGGGCGTTGGCGATGCAGCCGAAGGCGATGCTGTTCGACGAGCCGACCAGTGCCCTCGACCCGGAGATGGTCGGCGAGGTGCTGGACGTGATGACGTCACTGGCGGCAGAGGGGATGACGATGGTCGTCGTCACCCACGAGATGGGCTTCGCCCGGCACGCCGCGAACCGGGTGATCTTCATGGCCGACGGCCAACTGGTCGAGGACGCCCCGCCGACGGAGTTCTTCGCCAACCCGAGCAGTGACCGCGCCAAAGACTTCCTGTCGAAGATCCTCACGCACTGA
- the miaB gene encoding tRNA (N6-isopentenyl adenosine(37)-C2)-methylthiotransferase MiaB has protein sequence MTTSAAHARHPRTYQVRTYGCQMNVHDSERISGLLEAAGYVRAGESDDPDVVVFNTCAVRENADNRLYGNLGHLRPVKDAHPQMQIAVGGCLAQKDRSEIVRRAPWVDVVFGTHNIGALPALLDRARHNATAEVEILESLEVFPSTLPARRESTYAGWVSISVGCNNTCTFCIVPSLRGREKDRRPGDVLAEVRALVAEGVLEVTLLGQNVNSYGVEFGDRFAFGKLLRACGEVDGLERVRFISPHPKDFTDDVIAAMAETDNVCHSLHMPLQSGSDAVLRAMRRSYRADRYLGIIDKVRAAMPDAAITTDIIVGFPGETEEDFERTLEVVRAARFASAFTFQYSKRPGTPAAALPDQLPKAVVQQRYERLIACLEEITWAENRRLVGQPVEVLVAVGEGRKDERTGRLSGRARDGRLVHFDAGTLAGRVRPGDIVETVVSYAAPHHLNADGEPIAHRRTRAGDAYEAGRTPRTAGGVLLGLPTIGAPPPAPATASACER, from the coding sequence ATGACTACCAGCGCAGCACACGCCCGCCACCCGCGTACCTACCAGGTGCGCACCTACGGTTGCCAGATGAACGTGCACGACTCCGAACGGATCTCCGGCCTGCTGGAAGCAGCCGGCTACGTCCGGGCGGGGGAGTCCGACGATCCCGACGTCGTCGTCTTCAACACCTGCGCGGTGCGGGAGAACGCCGACAACCGGCTGTACGGCAACCTCGGCCATCTGCGGCCGGTCAAGGACGCGCACCCGCAGATGCAGATCGCCGTCGGCGGCTGCCTGGCGCAGAAGGACCGCAGCGAGATCGTCCGCCGCGCCCCCTGGGTCGACGTCGTCTTCGGCACCCACAACATCGGCGCCCTCCCGGCGCTGCTCGACCGGGCCCGGCACAACGCCACCGCCGAGGTGGAGATCCTCGAATCCCTGGAGGTCTTCCCCTCCACGCTGCCGGCGCGCCGGGAGTCGACCTACGCCGGCTGGGTGTCCATCTCGGTCGGCTGCAACAACACCTGCACCTTCTGCATCGTGCCGTCGCTGCGTGGCCGGGAGAAGGACCGCCGCCCCGGCGACGTCCTCGCCGAGGTGCGGGCGCTGGTCGCCGAGGGCGTGCTGGAGGTGACGCTGCTCGGGCAGAACGTCAACTCCTACGGTGTGGAGTTCGGTGACCGGTTCGCGTTCGGCAAACTGCTGCGCGCCTGCGGCGAGGTCGACGGGTTGGAACGGGTCCGGTTCATCAGCCCGCACCCGAAGGACTTCACCGACGACGTGATCGCCGCGATGGCCGAGACCGACAACGTCTGTCATTCGCTGCACATGCCGCTGCAGTCGGGATCCGACGCGGTGCTGCGGGCGATGCGCCGGTCGTACCGCGCCGACCGCTATCTCGGCATCATCGACAAGGTCCGCGCCGCGATGCCGGACGCGGCGATCACCACGGACATCATCGTCGGGTTCCCCGGAGAGACCGAGGAGGACTTCGAGCGCACCCTCGAGGTGGTCCGGGCCGCCCGGTTCGCCTCGGCGTTCACCTTCCAGTACTCGAAACGCCCCGGTACGCCGGCGGCGGCGCTGCCCGACCAGCTGCCGAAGGCGGTGGTGCAGCAGCGGTACGAGCGGCTGATCGCCTGCCTGGAGGAGATCACCTGGGCGGAGAACCGGCGACTGGTCGGCCAGCCGGTGGAGGTCCTCGTCGCGGTCGGCGAGGGACGCAAGGACGAGCGCACCGGCCGGCTCTCCGGCCGGGCCCGGGACGGTCGGCTGGTGCACTTCGACGCCGGTACGCTCGCCGGGCGTGTCCGCCCCGGCGACATCGTCGAGACCGTGGTCAGCTACGCCGCGCCGCACCACCTCAACGCCGACGGCGAGCCGATCGCGCACCGCCGTACCCGGGCCGGCGACGCGTACGAGGCGGGCCGTACGCCGCGTACCGCCGGTGGCGTGCTGCTGGGTCTGCCGACGATCGGCGCGCCGCCACCGGCCCCGGCCACCGCTTCGGCCTGCGAGCGCTGA
- a CDS encoding DUF349 domain-containing protein, whose protein sequence is MSDWTSFGRVDADGTVYVKTSEGERAVGSWQAGAPEEGLAHFARRFADLVTEVDLTEARLQSGAADATHSLTTIRRLRGSLAEAHVVGDLDALAERLDKLTALAEEKAAQAKVARDAARAEALARKTALVEEAEKLAAESTGWKTAGDRLKEILDEWKTIRGVDKKADGELWKRFAAARDGFTRRRGAHFATLDSQRKQAQTAKSELVAEAESLAESTDWAATANRLKELMTQWKAAPRASKEAEQKLWERFRAAQDAFFTRRSEVFSARDAEQRANLERKQALLTELEAIDVDTDPRTAQAKLREAQGQWHDIGRVPRESQAGLDRRLRAVEERVREAMDSAWRRTEPSANPLLTQMREQVAEAEQRLARARAAGDAKRIREAEKALAGKRQFLELAEKAG, encoded by the coding sequence ATGAGCGACTGGACTTCCTTCGGACGGGTTGATGCGGACGGCACGGTCTACGTCAAGACCTCCGAAGGAGAGCGCGCGGTCGGTTCCTGGCAAGCGGGAGCGCCCGAGGAAGGGCTGGCGCACTTCGCCCGCCGGTTCGCCGATCTGGTGACCGAGGTCGATCTGACGGAGGCCCGGCTACAGTCCGGCGCCGCAGACGCGACGCATTCGCTCACCACGATCCGGCGATTGCGGGGCTCACTCGCCGAGGCCCACGTGGTCGGCGACCTCGATGCGCTCGCGGAGCGGCTGGACAAGCTCACCGCGCTCGCCGAGGAGAAGGCGGCGCAGGCCAAGGTGGCCCGCGACGCGGCCCGCGCCGAGGCGTTGGCCCGCAAGACCGCGCTGGTCGAGGAGGCGGAGAAGCTGGCCGCCGAGTCGACCGGCTGGAAGACCGCCGGGGACCGGCTCAAGGAGATCCTCGACGAGTGGAAGACCATCCGGGGCGTCGACAAGAAGGCCGACGGCGAGTTGTGGAAACGGTTCGCCGCCGCCCGGGACGGGTTCACCCGCCGCCGGGGTGCCCACTTCGCGACCCTCGACTCCCAGCGTAAGCAGGCCCAGACCGCCAAGAGCGAGCTGGTCGCCGAGGCGGAGTCGCTGGCCGAGTCGACCGACTGGGCGGCCACCGCGAACCGGCTCAAGGAGCTGATGACCCAGTGGAAGGCGGCCCCCCGCGCGTCGAAGGAGGCCGAACAGAAGCTGTGGGAACGGTTCCGGGCCGCCCAGGACGCCTTCTTCACCCGCCGCAGCGAGGTCTTTTCGGCCCGCGACGCCGAGCAGCGCGCCAACCTGGAGCGCAAGCAGGCGCTGCTGACCGAGCTGGAAGCCATCGACGTCGACACGGATCCGCGAACCGCACAGGCGAAGCTGCGCGAGGCACAGGGCCAGTGGCACGACATCGGTCGGGTGCCACGCGAGTCGCAGGCCGGCCTGGACCGTCGGCTGCGGGCCGTCGAGGAGCGGGTACGCGAGGCGATGGACTCGGCCTGGCGACGGACCGAGCCGTCGGCCAACCCGCTGCTGACCCAGATGCGCGAGCAGGTCGCCGAGGCCGAGCAGCGGCTGGCCCGCGCCCGGGCCGCCGGTGACGCGAAGCGGATCCGCGAGGCGGAGAAGGCCCTCGCCGGCAAGCGACAGTTCCTGGAGCTGGCCGAGAAGGCCGGCTGA
- the miaA gene encoding tRNA (adenosine(37)-N6)-dimethylallyltransferase MiaA, which translates to MAAHMTDQDRTGRRPEPTADRRTVPTVQPVPTATTRPGRVVAIVGPTAAGKSALSIALAQALNAEVVNADSMQLYQGLDIGTAKLTPEERAGVPHHLLDIWPVTAAASVAEYQRLARAAIDDIHRRGRLPMLVGGSGLYVRAVLEKFDFPGTDPALRDQLETELATQGPASLHARLAAADPAAAAAIAPSNGRRIVRALEVVELTGRPFTAALPDPVPYYDAVQLGVDLPTDELDERIARRVDRMWADGLVAETEELVRQGLRQGRTASRALGYQQVLRMLDGAYDEPQARAETVRATRRFVRRQRTWFRRDLRVHWLTGTGTDLTDAARTLLTGAG; encoded by the coding sequence GTGGCAGCACACATGACCGACCAGGACCGCACCGGCCGTCGCCCGGAGCCGACCGCGGACCGCCGTACGGTCCCGACGGTGCAGCCGGTCCCGACGGCGACGACGCGGCCGGGTCGCGTCGTCGCGATCGTCGGCCCGACCGCGGCCGGCAAGTCCGCGCTGAGCATCGCGCTCGCCCAGGCACTGAACGCCGAAGTGGTCAACGCCGACTCGATGCAGCTCTACCAGGGCCTGGACATCGGCACCGCAAAACTCACCCCGGAGGAACGGGCCGGCGTGCCCCACCACCTGCTGGACATCTGGCCGGTCACCGCCGCCGCCAGCGTCGCCGAGTACCAGCGCCTGGCCAGAGCGGCGATCGACGACATCCACCGCCGTGGGCGACTACCGATGCTGGTCGGCGGCTCCGGCCTGTACGTCCGGGCGGTCCTGGAGAAGTTCGACTTCCCCGGCACCGACCCGGCGCTGCGCGACCAGCTCGAAACCGAACTGGCGACACAGGGCCCGGCGTCGCTGCACGCCCGACTCGCCGCCGCCGACCCGGCCGCCGCCGCTGCCATCGCGCCGAGCAACGGTCGGCGGATCGTCCGCGCGCTCGAGGTGGTCGAGCTGACCGGCCGCCCGTTCACCGCCGCCCTGCCGGACCCGGTGCCCTACTACGACGCGGTGCAGCTCGGGGTGGACCTGCCCACCGACGAGCTCGACGAGCGGATCGCCCGACGGGTCGACCGGATGTGGGCCGACGGCCTGGTCGCCGAAACCGAGGAGCTGGTCCGGCAGGGCCTGCGGCAGGGCCGTACGGCCAGCCGGGCGCTCGGCTACCAGCAGGTGCTCCGGATGCTCGACGGCGCCTACGACGAGCCGCAGGCCCGGGCGGAGACGGTACGGGCGACGCGACGCTTCGTCCGCCGCCAGCGCACCTGGTTCCGCCGGGACCTGCGGGTGCACTGGCTGACCGGCACGGGCACGGACCTCACCGACGCCGCCCGTACGCTGCTGACCGGTGCCGGCTGA
- the hflX gene encoding GTPase HflX codes for MHPSFAPPTADDAVAPESADTVGELELADRHALRRVAGLSTELTDITEVEYRQLRLERVVLVGVWDAGTVVDAENSLTELAALAETAGSQVLEGLIQRRDRPDPATYVGRGKVGELGDVVLATGADTVICDGELSPSQLRNLEQSVKVKVIDRTALILDIFAQHAKSKEGKAQVELAQLEYLLPRLRGWGETLSRQTGGSGRGGGAGGGVGLRGPGETKLETDRRRIRTRIARLRREIKGMRTVRETKRARRTRNAVPAVAIAGYTNAGKSSLLNRITGAGVLVEDALFATLDPTTRRAHTADGRVYTLSDTVGFVRHLPHQIVEAFRSTLEEVAEADLVVHVVDGAHPDPQEQVRAVREVLAEVGADRRPELLVVNKIDAASEEELLRLKRLWPDAVFVSARQARGIEDLRAAIEQRLPRPSVQVRVVLPYHRGDLVSRVHHRGEVLATAHTGAGTLLHARVDDALAAELQPFLADDE; via the coding sequence GTGCACCCGTCGTTCGCCCCGCCGACCGCCGACGACGCGGTGGCACCGGAGTCCGCCGACACCGTCGGCGAGCTGGAACTGGCCGACCGGCACGCGCTGCGCCGGGTGGCCGGGCTCTCCACCGAACTGACCGACATCACCGAGGTGGAGTACCGTCAGCTCCGGCTGGAACGCGTGGTGCTGGTGGGAGTCTGGGACGCCGGTACCGTCGTCGACGCGGAGAACTCGCTCACCGAGCTGGCCGCGCTCGCCGAAACCGCCGGTTCCCAGGTGCTCGAGGGCCTGATCCAGCGCCGCGACCGCCCCGACCCGGCCACCTACGTCGGTCGCGGGAAAGTGGGCGAGCTGGGCGACGTGGTGCTGGCCACCGGGGCGGACACCGTCATCTGCGACGGCGAGTTGTCCCCGTCGCAACTGCGCAACCTGGAGCAGTCCGTCAAGGTCAAGGTGATCGACCGGACGGCGCTCATCCTGGACATCTTCGCCCAGCACGCCAAGAGCAAGGAAGGTAAGGCCCAGGTCGAGCTGGCCCAGCTGGAGTACCTGCTGCCCCGGCTGCGGGGCTGGGGCGAGACGCTGTCGCGGCAGACCGGTGGTAGCGGTCGCGGCGGCGGCGCCGGCGGCGGCGTGGGCCTGCGCGGCCCCGGTGAGACCAAGCTGGAGACCGACCGGCGCCGGATCCGGACCCGGATCGCCCGCCTGCGGCGGGAGATCAAAGGCATGCGGACGGTACGCGAAACCAAACGCGCCCGCCGTACCCGCAACGCTGTTCCGGCGGTGGCGATCGCCGGCTACACCAACGCCGGCAAGTCCAGTCTGCTCAACCGGATCACCGGCGCCGGGGTCCTCGTCGAGGACGCCCTGTTCGCCACCCTCGACCCGACCACCCGTCGGGCACACACCGCCGACGGCCGCGTCTACACGCTCTCCGACACCGTCGGCTTCGTCCGGCACCTGCCGCACCAGATCGTCGAGGCGTTCCGGTCCACCCTCGAGGAGGTCGCCGAGGCGGACCTGGTGGTGCACGTCGTCGACGGTGCCCACCCGGACCCGCAGGAGCAGGTACGGGCGGTGCGCGAAGTGCTCGCCGAGGTCGGTGCCGACCGTCGCCCCGAGCTGCTGGTCGTCAACAAGATCGACGCCGCCAGCGAGGAGGAGCTGCTGCGGCTCAAGCGGCTGTGGCCCGACGCCGTCTTCGTCTCCGCCCGGCAGGCCCGGGGCATCGAGGACCTGCGGGCCGCCATCGAGCAGCGCCTGCCCCGCCCGTCGGTGCAGGTCCGCGTCGTCCTGCCGTACCACCGGGGTGACCTTGTCTCACGGGTGCACCACCGTGGCGAGGTGCTCGCCACCGCCCATACCGGTGCCGGTACGCTGCTGCACGCCCGGGTCGACGACGCGCTCGCCGCCGAACTGCAACCATTCCTTGCCGACGATGAGTGA
- the lexA gene encoding transcriptional repressor LexA has translation MRTGRASRSGEARLRAVTSVVSSFPDPATSELTARQRRILEFIRTWVDRHGYPPSVREIGEAVGLVSPSSVAYQLKELERKGFLRRDPNRPRAVDVRPPAESADDEAARASRPAPAYVPMLGRIAAGGPILAEQAVEDVFPLPRELVGEGEVFMLQVKGDSMIDAAICDGDWVVVRQQPTADSGEIVAAMIDGEATVKTYRRRDGHVWLMPHNAAFDPIPGDEATIMGRVVAVLRRV, from the coding sequence GTGCGTACGGGGCGCGCCAGCCGGTCGGGCGAGGCACGACTGCGGGCGGTGACCTCGGTGGTCAGTTCGTTCCCCGACCCGGCCACCAGCGAGCTGACCGCCCGCCAGCGCCGGATCCTGGAGTTCATCCGGACCTGGGTCGACCGGCACGGCTATCCGCCGAGTGTGCGGGAGATCGGCGAGGCCGTCGGCCTGGTCTCCCCGTCGAGCGTGGCGTACCAGCTCAAGGAGTTGGAGCGGAAGGGCTTCCTGCGGCGGGATCCGAACCGGCCGCGGGCGGTGGACGTGCGGCCGCCGGCCGAGTCCGCCGACGACGAGGCGGCGCGGGCCTCCCGGCCGGCCCCGGCGTACGTGCCGATGCTGGGTCGGATCGCGGCTGGTGGCCCGATCCTGGCGGAGCAGGCGGTGGAGGACGTCTTCCCGTTGCCACGTGAGCTGGTCGGCGAGGGCGAGGTGTTCATGCTGCAGGTCAAGGGCGACTCGATGATCGACGCCGCGATCTGTGACGGGGACTGGGTCGTGGTGCGTCAGCAGCCGACCGCAGACTCGGGTGAGATCGTCGCGGCGATGATCGACGGCGAGGCCACGGTGAAGACCTACCGGCGACGCGACGGCCACGTGTGGCTGATGCCGCACAACGCGGCGTTCGATCCGATCCCTGGCGACGAAGCGACGATCATGGGCCGGGTCGTGGCGGTGCTGCGCCGGGTCTGA
- the nrdR gene encoding transcriptional regulator NrdR, translating into MRCPYCRHADSRVVDSREADDGQLIRRRRSCPECGKRFTTVEEAVLAVVKRSGVTEPFSRSKIMGGVRKACQGRPVDDDAIALLAQKVEETVRAKGAAEIPSHDVGLAILGPLRELDEVAYLRFASVYRSFDSLDDFEREIDTLRAAAQARAAGADPVAAGAGPG; encoded by the coding sequence ATGCGTTGCCCGTACTGCCGGCACGCCGACTCGCGCGTGGTCGACTCCCGGGAGGCCGACGACGGTCAGCTCATCCGCCGCCGCCGCTCCTGCCCGGAGTGCGGCAAGCGGTTCACCACGGTCGAGGAGGCGGTCCTGGCCGTGGTCAAGCGCAGCGGCGTCACCGAACCGTTCAGCCGGTCCAAGATCATGGGCGGGGTCCGCAAGGCGTGTCAGGGCCGCCCGGTGGACGACGACGCCATCGCCCTGCTGGCGCAGAAGGTCGAGGAGACCGTCCGCGCCAAGGGCGCCGCCGAGATCCCCAGCCACGACGTCGGTCTGGCGATCCTCGGCCCGCTGCGCGAACTCGACGAGGTGGCGTACCTGCGGTTCGCCAGCGTCTACCGGTCCTTCGACTCCCTCGACGACTTCGAGCGCGAGATCGACACGCTGCGGGCCGCCGCCCAGGCGCGGGCCGCCGGTGCCGACCCGGTGGCGGCCGGAGCCGGGCCCGGCTGA